A portion of the Lolium rigidum isolate FL_2022 chromosome 1, APGP_CSIRO_Lrig_0.1, whole genome shotgun sequence genome contains these proteins:
- the LOC124682661 gene encoding DIMBOA UDP-glucosyltransferase BX8-like, with translation MASEGNTVSGGLRGRRVLVFPLPYQGHINPMFQLAGLLHERGLAVTVFHSHFNAPDPSRHPAYDFVPVPDGLPPYSPVSVKETVEHILTINSSCEAPFRERLAAVLEAPGARDDVACLVADAHLLTLMDVARQQGVPTLALRTGSAACFRNIMANPMLCDKGYLPAQESQLDVPVRELPPYRVRDLMTIGRSRDEHDLTCKLLSRAVEAVRASSGFILNTFDALESDVLATTRQDLALPVFDIGPLHMISPAASSSLLLQDRACLEWLDVQAPASVLYISFGSLASMSAADLAETAWGIANSGQSFLWVLRSDLVRGVTEATLPDGFDAATRHRGMIVSWAPQEEVLAHAAVGGFWTHCGWNSTLEGVCGGVPMLCRPYFGDQMGNARYVEHVWRAGFVLDCELQRGKVEEAVRRLMTSKEGDEMRERAQELRSRAAQATNGAGSSRLNIDKLVNHILSL, from the exons ATGGCATCGGAAGGAAATACCGTCAGCGGCGGCCTGCGCGGCCGCCGTGTGCTGGTGTTTCCTCTCCCGTACCAAGGCCACATCAACCCAATGTTCCAGCTCGCCGGCCTCCTCCACGAGCGCGGCCTCGCGGTCACAGTCTTCCACTCCCACTTCAACGCCCCTGACCCGTCCCGCCACCCCGCCTACGACTTCGTCCCAGTTCCCGATGGCTTGCCGCCGTACAGTCCCGTCTCGGTGAAGGAGACCGTCGAGCACATCTTGACCATCAACAGCTCCTGCGAGGCGCCGTTCCGGGAGCGCCTGGCCGCCGTGCTGGAGGCACCTGGCGCCAGGGACGACGTCGCGTGCCTGGTCGCCGACGCGCACCTGCTGACTCTGATGGACGTGGCGCGGCAGCAAGGCGTGCCGACGCTGGCGCTGCGCACCGGCAGCGCCGCCTGCTTCCGAAACATCATGGCGAATCCGATGCTCTGCGACAAGGGCTACCTCCCAGCTCAAG AATCGCAGCTGGACGTGCCGGTGAGGGAGCTGCCGCCGTACCGTGTCCGGGACCTGATGACCATCGGCCGAAGCCGTGACGAGCACGACCTAACGTGCAAGCTCTTGTCCCGGGCCGTCGAGGCGGTGAGGGCCTCGTCAGGGTTCATACTCAACACGTTCGACGCGCTGGAGTCCGACGTGCTGGCGACGACCCGGCAAGACCTCGCCCTGCCCGTGTTCGACATCGGCCCGCTCCACATGATCTCACCGGCGGCGTCCAGCAGCCTCTTGCTTCAAGACCGTGCCTGTCTGGAGTGGCTGGACGTGCAGGCCCCGGCGTCCGTGCTCTACATCAGCTTCGGCAGCCTCGCGAGCATGAGCGCCGCCGACCTCGCCGAGACGGCATGGGGCATCGCCAACAGTGGCCAGTCGTTCCTATGGGTTCTACGGTCCGACCTTGTGCGCGGTGTCACGGAGGCCACCCTGCCCGACGGGTTCGACGCCGCGACCCGCCACCGGGGCATGATCGTGAGCTGGGCGCCGCAGGAGGAGGTCCTGGCGCACGCCGCCGTCGGCGGGTTCTGGacgcactgcgggtggaactcgaCCCTGGAGGGCGTGTGCGGCGGAGTGCCGATGCTGTGCCGACCCTACTTCGGCGACCAGATGGGCAACGCGAGGTACGTCGAGCACGTCTGGCGGGCTGGGTTCGTGCTCGACTGCGAGCTTCAGAGGggcaaggtggaggaggccgtcCGAAGGCTGATGACGAGCAAGGAGGGAGACGAGATGAGGGAGCGAGCTCAGGAGCTCAGAAGCAGAGCAGCTCAGGCTACCAACGGCGCTGGCTCTTCTCGTCTCAACATCGACAAGTTAGTGAATCACATTCTGTCGCTGTAG